AGCGAAATAATGATGGTTCTGTCCCGCTTGAAAGAAATAATTTTCTAAATAAGAAGCATTCTTATAAATATCCAATGAAAAACAATTAAACGCTAAAATAATAAAAAGAAAAGTTAATAATTGTATAATTATATTCCTGTGTTTGCCCATCTTATTTTAATTCCCTAAAATAGTATTTTATATTTCCATCTACCACTAAAAAACAGTATATAATAATTATGCATGAAAACGATGTAAAAAATCACAAAAATTATTAAATTTTTTAAAAGGATTAAACACAGACCTATTTATTAAGTAAGAATGTAAAAATTATTTGGAATGAGCATCCAATTTGGATTTAATCTTTGCCCATTCATCTTTAAGGGTTACCGTGCGGTTAAATACCATTTTTTCAGGGGTAGTATCGGGGTCAACACAGAAATAGCCCTGTCTTTCAAATTGCACCTTATCCCCTATATTAAGTTTTCTTAATTCGGGTTCCAATTTACAGTGAGATAATACTTGTAATGAATTAGGATTTATATTACTTCTCCAATCAGAACCTTCAGGAACATCACTGGGGTCTGGTTTTAAGAAGAGATAATCATATAAACGAATTTCTGCATCAAAAGCATGTTTGGCAGATACCCAATGTAAAGTTGCTTTGACTTTTCTACCATCAGGAGCATTCCCACCTTTGGTATTCGGGTCGTAAGTGCAACGCAATTCAATTACATTTCCATTTTCATCTTTTATTACATCAGTGCATTTTATAAAGTAAGCATATCTCAAACGAACTTCCTTCCCAGGTGCCAAACGGTAAAATTTAGGATGTGGATTTTCCATGAAATCCTCTTGTTCAATATATATTACCTTAGAGAAAGGGACTTTTCTTGTTCCCATAGATGGGTCTTCAGGATTATTTACTGCTTCCATTTCTTCGGTAAGGTCATCGGGATAATTTTCGATAACTACTTTTAGAGGATTTAAAACCGCCATATATCTATTGGCTTTTTTATTTAAATCCTCGCGAATACAATATTCAAGCAAGGCAATATCTACAGTATTATCTGCTTTTGCTACGCCAATCAACTTGCAAAATTGTCTGATAGATTCAGGTGTGTAACCTCTTCTTCTAAGCCCAGATATAGTAGGCATTCTGGGGTCGTCCCATCCACGGACATATCCTTCACGAACGAGTTCCAGAAGCCTTCTTTTACTCATAACTGTATATGTTAGATTTAATCGTGCAAACTCAATTTGTCGGGGAGCGTATATCCCTATTTCTTTAATAAACCAATCATAGAGTGGACGATGGTCTTCAAATTCTAATGTGCAGATGGAATGGGTAATGCCCTCAATAGAATCCGATTGACCATGAGCAAAATCATACATAGGATAAATGCACCATTTGTCTCCCGTTCGGGGATGGGTTGCTCGTATAATACGATACATTACAGGGTCACGCATATTTAAATTGGGCGAAGCCATATCAATTTTTGCACGAAGTGTTCTTGAACCATCTGGGAATTCTCCTGCCCTCATTCTTTGGAAAAGGTCTAAATTTTCCTCTATGGACCTGTTACGATACGGACTTTCCTTCCCGGGTTCTGTTAATGTGCCTCGATATGCTCTGACTTCCTCCGGAGATAAATCACAAACATAGGCTTTTCCTTTTTTTATTAAATCAATAGCCCATTCGTAAAGTTGTTCAAAATAATCAGATGCATAATATTCATGTTTTCCCCAATCAAAACCTAACCATCTTACATCTTCACGGATGGCATCAATGTATTCTTGTTCTTCTTTTAATGGATTGGTATCATCATATCTCAGATGGCATCTACCTTTATACTCTTCCGCAAGACCGAAATTTAAGCATATAGACTTGGCATGACCGATATGAAGATACCCATTAGGTTCTGGGGGAAAACGAGTTACAACACCCGTATATCTTCCGGATTTTAAATCTTCGTCAATGATTTGATGAATAAAATCTCGACCACAACCTTCTTTATTTTCTTCATTATTCATATATGAATTGTCGGACATAAAAAAACACTCCTTTAATACTTTTTTTGGGGTTTTCTATAACGAAATTATCTATAATTCAAAAAATTTATTATATATTATCTCTTTTTACAGACATATTTCTCAAATATAAATTTCGGTGTATCCATAAAATTGGAACAAAGCGTTATAATTAGAAACCGAATGTAACCTGGGAGTATAATATAATTAAGTGTTAAAGATTTAGTAAAAAATAACCCTGTTTAGAAAGGAACAATATATGTGGACACCAGGAATGGGTGAATTATTCATAATCTTAATTATAGTCCTCGTTTTATTTGGTGGAAATAAAATTGCAGGATTAGGTCGCTCTTTAGGCACAGCCATTGCAGAATTTAAAGACGCTGTCAAAGGGGGCGAAGAGGCTAAGAAAGAAAGTATAGAAGAAAACAAGAAAGAGGAAAACTCATAATTTTTGGGTTTTAGGAGAATCCCTATGATTTCACAGGAATTACTCAAGATATTGGTATGTCCTGAAACAAAACAACCCTTACAATTAGTTGATGATGAGTTATTAAAAAAGATTAATAAATCTATCCAACAGGGCAAAGTAGTAAATAGAGACGGGGACCCTGTCAATGAGAATTTAGATGGAGGGTTAATAAGGGAAGATAAAAAGATTGTATATCCAATTATTAATGACTTGCCCTATCTAAGAATTGGTGACGGGATTGAATTAGAAAAAAATCACATAGTCTAAATTTTTATGACTCCTTCCTTA
This Candidatus Hydrogenedens sp. DNA region includes the following protein-coding sequences:
- a CDS encoding glutamine--tRNA ligase/YqeY domain fusion protein; the protein is MSDNSYMNNEENKEGCGRDFIHQIIDEDLKSGRYTGVVTRFPPEPNGYLHIGHAKSICLNFGLAEEYKGRCHLRYDDTNPLKEEQEYIDAIREDVRWLGFDWGKHEYYASDYFEQLYEWAIDLIKKGKAYVCDLSPEEVRAYRGTLTEPGKESPYRNRSIEENLDLFQRMRAGEFPDGSRTLRAKIDMASPNLNMRDPVMYRIIRATHPRTGDKWCIYPMYDFAHGQSDSIEGITHSICTLEFEDHRPLYDWFIKEIGIYAPRQIEFARLNLTYTVMSKRRLLELVREGYVRGWDDPRMPTISGLRRRGYTPESIRQFCKLIGVAKADNTVDIALLEYCIREDLNKKANRYMAVLNPLKVVIENYPDDLTEEMEAVNNPEDPSMGTRKVPFSKVIYIEQEDFMENPHPKFYRLAPGKEVRLRYAYFIKCTDVIKDENGNVIELRCTYDPNTKGGNAPDGRKVKATLHWVSAKHAFDAEIRLYDYLFLKPDPSDVPEGSDWRSNINPNSLQVLSHCKLEPELRKLNIGDKVQFERQGYFCVDPDTTPEKMVFNRTVTLKDEWAKIKSKLDAHSK
- a CDS encoding twin-arginine translocase TatA/TatE family subunit codes for the protein MWTPGMGELFIILIIVLVLFGGNKIAGLGRSLGTAIAEFKDAVKGGEEAKKESIEENKKEENS
- a CDS encoding Trm112 family protein → MISQELLKILVCPETKQPLQLVDDELLKKINKSIQQGKVVNRDGDPVNENLDGGLIREDKKIVYPIINDLPYLRIGDGIELEKNHIV